In a single window of the Rhizoctonia solani chromosome 16, complete sequence genome:
- a CDS encoding F-box/WD repeat-containing protein pof1, protein MAPGILNKLRRRQSTSPHRPHSYVHHVSTTPEWPTSPAQVTPDVYLTSPEEQDGLLTSQYPPVAAASALAAALASVDDPTSPVSDGPPVFRRSSLPTPDIVLPKKPSEVLREAAKRNFSSKDKLDEVTETNAQGDANTGLIRVSSGRDANEGLGGSKSKSTLRHRASKVIKSFTHRDNSEKRVGHQEPKTKSPKQHKRRNTLSDSSQSAFNMLAQTSTAHAVPQETSAENVPSSPPPGGSAEGGRRRSSTLGHVEFTPRPDSPPRPPLPGDNNVIGASTQNAAGLPSAPVITLEPAAEIDSPVDPAVDSSTGGKSKKLQRRRSKNAFSHLFTLKSEKIFRSPPPTKPSEEPIPPVPSIPEELAKAVADPDTPEASQSSRSPSTPTATPKSSKSKRFRRHRRATIDSVSQLPSDITGTPSPTAPQSETPKTPTTPRIRTFTIVDLRKGFQVRGLGKGKGKLFSAKSNPEIRSPSSTQELTQASESCENLESTQRHRPPPLQPTESPHPGLGFPIAINGETDGSPGTADFVASLETTEVLSSPIESTGPVTPVFGALETPAPVPESVSAPVVEPSAKTSSSTRASRICLIPRPPMRVSKHKDLHDPLFTVLSAPSTLGDLQLQLREPSTKTSTLDAHLRIGSLRFEDFSFDTNVF, encoded by the exons ATGGCGCCTGGCATCCTCAACAAGCTCCGTCGCCGCCAGTCTACCTCTCCCCACCGTCCACATTCGTATGTGCATCACGTCTCTACGACCCCTGAGTGGCCCACTTCGCCTGCCCAAGTCACTCCGGACGTCTATTTGACCTCGCCAGAGGAGCAAGACGGCCTCCTTACTTCA CAATATCCCCCTGTTGCTGCTGCATCAGCGCTAGCCGCCGCTCTTGCCTCGGTCGACGATCCGACATCGCCCGTTTCAGACGGCCCTCCCGTGTTCCGCAGGTCGTCCCTTCCGACTCCAGATATCGTTCTACCCAAGAAACCCTCTGAAGTTCTGCGTGAGGCTGCCAAGCGGAACTTTTCGAGCAAAGATAAATTAG ACGAGGTTACAGAGACAAACGCACAAGGGGATGCGAATACTGGTCTAATCCGCGTCTCGAGCGGCCGCGACGCTAACGAGGGCCTTGGTGGATCAAAGTCCAAAAGCACACTCAGACACCGTGCCTCCAAGGTCATCAAAAGCTTTACCCATCGCGATAATTCGGAGAAGCGTGTCGGGCATCAAGAGCCTAAAACCAAAT CCCCCAAGCAACACAAGCGCCGGAATACTTTGTCGGATAGCTCTCAGTCCGCGTTCAATATGTTGGCGCAGACATCAACTGCCCATGCAGTCCCACAAGAGACGAGTGCTGAAAATGTGCCTAGCTCGCCACCTCCGGGAGGTAGTGCGGAAGGTGGCCGTCGCAGAAGCTCGACGTTGGGCCATGTCGAGTTTACTCCCCGTCCCGACTCTCCTCCACGCCCACCTCTACCCGGAGACAATAATGTCATCGGAGCATCAACCCAAAATGCTGCTGGATTGCCATCTGCTCCGGTTATCACCCTTGAACCAGCAGCTGAAATAGACTCCCCAGTCGATCCAGCTGTCGATTCATCTACAGGAGGGAAGTCAAAGAAACTCCAGCGTAGACGGAGCAAGAACGCATTCTCTCATTTGTTCACCCTCAAGAGCGAGAAGATATTCCGTTCGCCCCCACCGACAAAACCGTCGGAAGAGCCCATTCCTCCGGTGCCTTCTATCCCTGAGGAGCTTGCCAAGGCGGTGGCTGATCCAGATACGCCAGAAGCCTCTCAGTCTTCGAGGTCACCTTCTACCCCAACGGCAACTCCCAAGAGCTCAAAGAGCAAACGATTCAGGCGCCATCGCCGAGCGACAATTGACTCGGTATCCCAGTTGCCGAGTGACATCACTGGAACACCTTCACCGACCGCTCCCCAAAGCGAGACACCCAAGACTCCTACGACCCCTCGAATCCGTACTTTTACTATTGTGGACTTGCGCAAGGGTTTTCAAGTTCGTGGGCTCGGAAAGGGAAAGGGGAAGCTCTTTTCAGCCAAATCCAACCCTGAAATACGGTCACCTTCATCCACACAAGAGCTAACGCAAGCATCTGAGTCTTGTGAAAACCTCGAGTCGACGCAAAGACACCGACCGCCTCCTCTTCAGCCAACCGAATCTCCTCATCCAGGCCTGGGGTTTCCTATTGCCATAAACGGTGAGACTGATGGCAGCCCCGGAACCGCCGATTTTGTTGCATCTCTCGAAACTACCGAGGTACTTTCTTCTCCCATCGAAAGCACCGGACCTGTAACCCCTGTGTTTGGGGCGCTCGAAACTCCAGCGCCGGTACCCGAGTCTGTATCCGCTCCTGTAGTTGAACCGTCGGCCAAGACATCCTCCTCTACGAGGGCGAGCCGGATTTGTCTTATTCCGCGACCACCGATGAGGGTGAGCAAACACAAAGACCTTC ACGACCCACTCTTCACTGTTTTGAGCGCACCAAGCACTTTGGGCGACTTGCAGCTCCAATTGCGCGAGCCATCGACCAAGACTAGCACTCTTGACGCTCACCTCCGCATCGGCTCGTTGCGTTTTGAAGATTTTTCGTTTGATACTAATGTCTTTTGA
- a CDS encoding glycoside hydrolase family 63 protein, producing the protein MTGLMWFGTQHYQSLTKTRHACDQGDGLAGYTWTEQDLREGGVQVLKDPYNNLELTTEWLKVPGGSHGGSWAARIKGKPLDSTKISRNSLIFYAGLEGLGGIDLENEEQENGYEGTINLVGITPELGDFSIRIVDGPDNVYITEGAHAEAFARTAGKTHVVGAVAPPGQVWQAKDILLKNIIDHATTIIKPFNEDKQNPPDPAFVLNLEDEVLSGSNLYAVQKTFNGAFSFDIYYQSGSSGTKLDESVVTAGIDAFKAKFTERFDLTIPVPEKYKSFAKDITSNLMGGIGYFYGTSLVDRSGNLDDDDEDESFMSEAERRERGRPELAPPTQLLTATPSRSFFPRGFYWDEGFHLQHIGTWDNDLSLEILKSWVELIDEDGWVGREQILGEEARSKVPAEFQTQYPNYANPPTLTMALTAFISRLEDNAEPSLADLGMDQLPIDTTSTTPNQSSKLLSPPAARAYLNDIYPALRRHYHWFRRTQRGQIRQWGRKATARGEAYRWRGRSAEHVLTSGLDDYPRPVPPHVGELHVDLMSWMGYFSNMMRRIAEFIGENEDASEYGIIEQGIKANLDDLHWSKEEKMYCDVTVNDEDDSEHVCHAGYVSLFPFLLGILDSSSSHLEPSSISFTILNAFGRRRELLARSSLDSDELLGSERTTPEVCQGSGSYQAKAKLIYDELRENVVSNVFKEYERTGYVWEQYDPLSGEGKRSHPFTGWTSLVALILAEKY; encoded by the exons ATGACTGGTCTCATGTGGTTTGGGACACAACATTACCAATCATTGACTA AAACACGGCATGCGTGCGACCAAGGTGATGGCCTGGCTGGCTATACATGGACAGAGCAAGACCTGCGCGAAGGAGGAGTTCAAGTATTAAAAGATCCCTACAATAATCTCGAGCTAACTACAGAGTGGCTGAAAGTTCCGGGTGGTAGTCATGGAGGGAGTTGGGCTGCGCGAATCAAAGGCAAACCGTTGGACTCCA CAAAAATATCCAGAAATTCACTCATATTTTATGCTGGCCTGGAAGGATTGGGCGGGATTGACCTAGAAAACGAAGAGCAAGAAAAC GGTTACGAGGGTACTATTAATCTTGTTGGTATAACTCCCGAACTAGGAGATTTTTCCATTAGGATCGTTGACG GACCCGATAATGTCTACATAACCGAAGGAGCACATGCAGAAGCGTTTGCACGCACAGCAGGCAAGACTCACGTTGTCGGGGCAGTGGCGCCACCTGGGCAGGTTTGGCAGGCGAAAG ACATCTTATTGAAGAATATTATTGATCATGCCACCACAATTATCAAACCATTCAACGAGGATAAGCAAAACCCGCCTGACCCAGCGTTTGTACTAAATCTTGAGGACGAGGTGCTCTCGGGGTCCAACCTATATGCGGTACAAAAAACCTTCAACGGGGCCTTTTCTTTTGATATCTACTACCAGTCCGGTAGCTCTGGTACCAAACTTGACG AATCCGTTGTCACCGCCGGCATTGACGCATTCAAGGCCAAGTTTACCGAAAGATTTGACTTGACTATCCCAGTTCCCGAAAAGTACAAGTCGTTTGCGAAAGATATTACTTCGAACCTGATGGGAGGCATCGGATACTTTTATGGAACGTCACTTGTTGACCGAAGCGGGAATctcgacgacgatgacgaagatgagAGCTTCATGAGCGAGGCTGAGCGTAGGGAGCGTGGGCGTCCCGAGCTGGCTCCGCCTACTCAGCTATTGACGGCTACTCCTAGCAGAAGCTTCTTCCCAAGAGGATTCTATTG GGATGAAGGATTCCATTTGCAACACATCGGTACTTGGGATAATGATCTAAG TCTTGAGATCCTTAAGAGCTGGGTTGAGCTTATTGACGAGGATGGATGGGTTGGCCGCGAGCAAATCTTGGGTGAGGAAGCACGGAGCAAG GTGCCTGCTGAATTCCAAACCCAATACCCGAACTACGCGAATCCGCCAACGCTCACCATGGCATTAACGGCATTCATCTCCCGATTGGAAGATAATGCTGAACCTTCGTTAGCTGACCTTGGGATGGACCAGCTCCCTATTGATACCACGTCGACCACTCCCAACCAATCTTCAAAACTGTTATCCCCTCCTGCTGCTCGTGCATACCTCAACGATATATATCCCGCTTTACGACGCCACTACCATTGGTTCAGACGTACTCAGCGTGGTCAAATTCGTCAATGGGGACGCAAGGCTACCGCTCGTGGAGAGGCGTATCGCTGGCGTGGACGTAGCGCGGAGCATGTGCTAACAAGTGGGCTCGACGACTATCCCAGACCGGTGCCCCCACATGTTGGAGAGCTCCATGTAGACTTGATGAGTTGGATGGGGTACTTTTCTAATATGATGAGGAGGATCGCCGAGTTCATTGGTGAGAACGAGGATGCTTCCGAATATGGGATTATCGAGCAGGGTATCAAGGCCAACCTCGATG ATTTACACTGGAGTAAGGAAGAGAAGATGTACTGCGACGTAACAGTCAACGATGAAG ACGACTCAGAGCATGTCTGCCACGCCGGCTACGTTTCACTTTTTCCATTCCTTCTGGGTATTCTCGACTCTTCCTCTTCACACCTCGAACCATCCTCGATCTCATTCACGATCCTAAACGCCTTTGGTCGCC GGAGAGAACTACTGGCGCGGTCCAGTCTGGATTCAGATGAACTACTTGGCTCTGAGCGCACTACACCAGAAGTATGCCAAGGATCCGGGTCTTAccaagccaaggccaagctGATCTACGATGAACTGAGAGAGAACGTTGTCTCGAACGTATTCAAG GAGTATGAACGCACGGGATATGTCTGGGAGCAGTACGATCCTCTCAGCGGTGAAGGAAAGCGAAGCCATCCATTTACTGGCTGGACTTCGCTTGTCGCGCTCA TTCTCGCCGAAAAATACTAG
- a CDS encoding glycogen synthase kinase 3 beta, with product MAAHHGPINNGVRLSSFDNDPQRIVAVHASDGATGEQVEIKYTNCKVIGNGSFGVVFQARQLGVAKHLEDIAIKKVLQDKRFKNRELQIMRLVKHPNVVDLRAFFYSSGDKKDEVYLNLVLEYVPETVYRTSRHYVKLKQPIPNLQIKLYMYQLLRSLAYIHSVGICHRDIKPQNLLLNPSTGILKLCDFGSAKILVPGEPNVSYICSRYYRAPELIFGATNYSTNIDIWSTGCVMAELMLGQPLFPGESGIDQLVEIIKVLGTPTREQIKTMNPNYMEHKFPQIKPHPFSKVFRPRTSPEMLDLVSRLLEYTPTARLSAIEAMCHPLFHELRQEGTSMPSGREMPALFNFTREELSIRPDLNSTLVPAWREAELQSRGIDIHNFTPIPLEQLRITLD from the exons ATGGCGGCCCACCATGGTCCTATCAACAACGGCGTCCGGCTCTCCT CATTCGACAATGACCCCCAGCGCATTGTTGCTGTTCACGCGTCCGATGGCGCTACGGGCGAGCAAGTCGAGATCAAGTATACCAACTGTAAAGTCATTGGGAATGGCTCTTTTGGTGTCGTCTTTCAAGCGCGCCAACTAGGTGTAGCTAAGCATCTGGAGGACATCGCGATCAAGAAGGTTCTGCAAGACAAGCGCTTCAAG AATCGTGAGTTGCAAATCATGAGGCTTGTTAAGCACCCGAACGTTGTGGACCTCCGCGCATTCTTCTACTCCAGCGGCGACAAG AAAGACGAGGTGTACCTAAATCTCGTGCTTGAATATGTACCTGAGACAGTATACCGCACCTCGCGGCACTATGTCAAGCTCAAGCAGCCAATCCCCAACTTGCAAATCAAGCTGTACATGTATCAGCTCCTTCGTTCGCTCGCTTACATCCACAGTGTTGGGATCTGTCACCGTGATATCAAGCCCCAGAACCTGCTGTTGAATCCTTCCACTGGTATCCTGAAATTGTGCGACTTTGGCTCTGCGAAGATCCTGGTCCCAGGAGAACCTAATGTTAGCTATATCTGCTCACGCTACTATCGCGCGCCGGAGCTTATTTTTGGCGCTACAAACTATTCGACTAACATTG ACATTTGGTCTACTGGATGCGTAATGGCAGAGCTCATGCTTGGCCAACCCTTGTTCCCAGGAGAGAGTGGCATCGACCAACTGGTCGAGATCATCAAAGTACTGGGCACACCTACTAGAGAACAAATTAAGACTATGAACCCGAACTACATGGAACATAAATTCCCCCAGATCAAGCCGCATCCTTTCTCTAAG GTATTCCGCCCCCGGACTTCGCCTGAAATGCTCGACCTTGTATCCCGCCTGCTAGAATACACTCCCACCGCTCGCCTGAGCGCGATTGAGGCGATGTGCCACCCGCTGTTCCATGAATTGCGTCAAGAGGGAACAAGCATGCCGAGTGGGCGGGAAATGCCTGCATTGTTCAATTTTACCCGGGAAG AATTGTCCATCCGTCCCGACTTGAACTCGACACTTGTACCCGCATGGCGTGAGGCTGAGTTACAGTCTCGGGGGATCGACATTCACAACTTTACGCCTATACCACTGGAGCAATTGCGGATTACGCTGGATTAA
- a CDS encoding F-box/WD repeat-containing protein pof1: MTLLSDPWRLGALVLAQVQLAQSHVTQSHPPEIGIKSTFLLAPACSPQRSSRHLSLTSLYSTRLPLPSYPQNETSNHAAIDFAPPGRKLPRHEFQVARSLDALPIAEREAVSSMWSAFSSSSHPRRILILQGLLTMCCFSQLSMLSEQLSTLIRIDPFLLLPREVCLKILGHLDAISLMNAAQVSRSWRALADDDVLWRMMCEQHIEKRCVKCGWGLPLLERRRSARPQLQQSSQESAAKVRIKRAATTEDQGPVLKRARSEPGGPDVDMTPIPSTPPTTPAPSLTTPTKNLTLSPRSQNRPDSGILVSSCVPGSPGQATRPWKQVYCERLSIERNWRRGRYTQRTLKGHTDGVMCLQFNERLSHPSFPVLITGSYDRTARVWNMETGAEVQCLKGHARAIRALQFDAAKLITASMDHTLKVWNWRNGTCVRTLEGHTEGVVCLNYDSNVLASGSVDTTVKVWNFRTGECFTLRGHRDWVNAVHLWDGPGSEAKNDRELDLDPGKMLFSASDDGTIRLWDLNLRTCVRQFTGHVGQVQSVRLVMLDGGCRDEDKQAKQQDSEKEKTQEEKSGPQPVLISGSLDNTIRMWDVETGKARKTLFGHIEGVWSVQSDKLRVVSASHDRTIKVWNHGDGTCVATLVGHRAQ, from the exons ATGACTCTGTTGTCGGATCCGTGGCGTCTGGGAGCTCTGGTTCTGGCTCAAGTTCAGCTCGCCCAGTCGCATGTGACACAGTCCCACCCCCCAGAAATTGGCATTAAGAGCACATTCCTCCTCGCCCCAGCCTGTTCCCCCCAGCGCTCTTCGAGACATCTCTCTTTGACGTCCCTGTACTCGACGAGACTCCCATTACCGAGTTACCCCCAAAATGAAACTAGTAACCACGCAGCAATTGATTTTGCTCCGCCTGGGAGGAAACT ACCAAGGCATGAGTTCCAAGTTGCAAGA TCGCTTGATGCACTCCCCATAGCAGAACGTGAGGCCGTCAGCTCAATGTGGTCTGCGTTCTCCTCGTCATCACATCCTCGACGAATCCTCATTTTGCAAGGCCTTCTTACGATGTGCTGTTTCAGCCAATTGTCAATGTTGTCCGAGCAATTATCCACTCTCATCCGTATCGACCCGTTCTTACTTCTCCCCCGCGAAGTCTGCTTAAAGATTCTCGGTCATCTCGATGCCATTTCCCTCATGAACGCCGCCCAGGTCAGCCGCTCCTGGCGTGCGCTGGCAGACGACGATGTACTCTGGCGAATGATGTGCGAACAACACATCGAGAAACGTTGTGTCAAGTGTGGGTGGGGTTTACCGCTATTAGAGCGTCGAAGGTCCGCTCGGCCACAACTGCAACAGTCCTCACAGGAATCGGCTGCCAAGGTTCGAATCAAGCGAGCTGCTACCACTGAAGACCAGGGACCCGTACTCAAACGAGCCCGCTCGGAGCCCGGTGGCCCAGACGTCGATATGACTCCCATCCCCTCCACCCCTCCCACTACCCCCGCTCCATCCCTCACGACTCCGACAAAGAACCTTACCCTGTCTCCCAGATCTCAAAATCGCCCCGATTCGGGAATCTTAGTTTCGTCCTGTGTGCCAGGGTCACCTGGTCAAGCGACCCGTCCATGGAAGCAGGTCTACTGTGAAAGGTTATCAATCGAACGCAATTGGAGGCGGGGCCGATATACTCAGCGCACGCTAAAGGGTCACACCGATGGAGTCATGTGCCTCCAATTCAATGAACGCCTTTCGCATCCATCTTTCCCCGTCCTCATCACCGGCTCTTACGACCGGACGGCCCGAGTGTGGAACATGGAGACTGGTGCTGAGGTGCAGTGTCTCAAGGGGCATGCGAGGGCGATTCGTGCGTTACAGTTTGATGCGGCCAAGCTTATCACTGCGAGCATGGACCACACACTCAAAGTCTGGAATTGGCGGAACGGGACGTGCGTCAGGACTCTCGAGGGGCATACTGAAGGTGTCGTGTGTCTCAACTACGATTCGAACGTGCTTGCGAGCGGGAGTGTCGACACCACCGTCAAGGTCTGGAACTTCCGCACGGGGGAATGCTTTACCCTTCGCGGTCACCGCGATTGGGTTAACGCTGTTCATCTTTGGGATGGTCCCGGAAGCGAAGCCAAGAACGACCGGGAGCTCGACCTGGATCCTGGGAAGATGCTCTTTAGCGCTTCGGACGACGGGACTATTCGGCTATGGGATCTAAATCTCCGCACCTGTGTGCGCCAGTTTACGGGTCATGTTGGCCAAGTCCAAAGTGTCCGATTGGTTATGCTGGATGGGGGGTGTCGAGATGAAGATAAGCAAGCGAAACAGCAAGATAGCGAAAAAGAGAAGACGCAAGAAGAGAAAAGCGGGCCACAGCCGGTGCTCATATCAGGCAGCCTCGATAACACTATTCGGATGTGGGATGTGGAAACTGGAAAGGCACGCAAAACACTGTTTGGACACATTGAAGGAGTATGGTCGGTGCAAAGCGACAAGCTACGTGTCGTGTCGGCTTCGCACGACCGCACCATCAAG GTCTGGAACCACGGCGATGGTACTTGTGTGGCCACTCTAGTTGGACACCGGGCGCAGTGA